A genomic segment from Roseibium algicola encodes:
- a CDS encoding methyl-accepting chemotaxis protein — protein MKRILKVLTDLKFGFKVGGGFLAVLLLTAVVGGVGFLAIHGLSARFVVADQAAKVAGQVQATSLLREDYLNNPSADLRNSVLEGVATLQGELDLLTNEIAGDTASEAQVAGAKGAVSSFSTTFDQVAEQTVQQAERIATLQKSTNDLEALATNISDAVLTEEKRISAEAFAANSQLDDANQLQRTVFELKDEVVKVHMLYLQGSGNIDGEDLTSAIDTARNLVSSTKQMKYKQIDGIDRKTVSKLASQANKLNAALENLTKDLGFSEAYEARQAVGNAIDGMNGFTEEILGQVHPVVSKAKTDALTASTRLATVRSIAEKATSLNEMALAARAETLYLFGAFGVSDQSAVEEQIANLQGLEKDMVKYAMILPSAADAINAIPESVATLDKSFREMLVTKADLAAKRVELDDLTRKVSADITSISAAQSQAANSAATAAKVQIAVTILLAILGGIGLAFILNLAITRPIRTITGVMDRLANGNNEVVIPGIDRGDEIGDMSRTVQVFRDNAVERAQLQGQNAREEASRQERQARIDSLIHSFRTKAEEALGSVETTAGGLDNTAQALTEIARDSAGYASETQASSNETTNNVQTVASAAEELAASIGEISRQVAQTTEIVDRATTGTRITNQKVEGLAEAATKIGEVVTLIQAIAEQTNLLALNATIEAARAGEAGRGFAVVAAEVKELATQTSKATEEISSQITEIQNATKESVVAIGEIAETMTEVNTYTTAIASAVEQQGAATAEISQNVQRAAEGTGAVSSSMSQLSQAVDQTSSSADMVLSASGELTQKTHELKREVEQFLSEVAAA, from the coding sequence ATGAAACGAATATTGAAAGTTCTGACCGACCTGAAATTTGGCTTCAAGGTCGGCGGCGGTTTTCTGGCTGTCTTGCTGCTGACGGCAGTCGTAGGTGGCGTGGGATTTCTGGCCATCCATGGTCTGTCCGCGCGGTTCGTCGTTGCCGATCAGGCGGCCAAGGTTGCCGGACAGGTCCAGGCAACGTCCCTGCTTCGTGAAGACTATCTCAACAATCCTTCGGCAGACCTTCGCAATTCCGTGCTTGAAGGCGTGGCGACGCTGCAAGGCGAACTGGACCTCCTGACCAACGAGATTGCGGGCGACACCGCCTCTGAAGCTCAGGTTGCGGGGGCCAAGGGCGCGGTCTCCAGTTTCTCGACCACTTTCGATCAGGTCGCCGAGCAGACGGTGCAGCAGGCCGAGCGTATCGCGACACTTCAGAAAAGCACCAATGATCTGGAAGCACTGGCGACCAACATCAGTGACGCCGTTCTGACGGAAGAAAAACGCATCAGCGCCGAAGCCTTCGCGGCGAACAGCCAGCTGGACGATGCCAATCAGCTTCAGAGAACCGTGTTCGAACTGAAAGACGAAGTCGTCAAGGTTCACATGCTTTACCTGCAGGGCAGTGGCAATATTGACGGTGAAGATCTTACCTCAGCCATCGACACCGCACGCAACCTCGTCTCTTCCACGAAGCAGATGAAGTACAAGCAGATCGACGGTATCGACCGCAAGACCGTGAGCAAGCTGGCCTCGCAGGCGAACAAGCTCAACGCGGCTCTGGAGAACCTCACCAAGGATCTCGGCTTTTCCGAAGCCTATGAAGCACGCCAGGCCGTCGGCAATGCAATCGACGGGATGAACGGCTTTACAGAAGAAATTCTCGGGCAAGTCCACCCGGTCGTTTCCAAGGCAAAAACCGACGCACTGACCGCCTCCACCCGCCTTGCAACGGTGCGCTCCATTGCCGAAAAAGCTACCAGCCTGAATGAGATGGCGCTGGCTGCCCGTGCGGAAACACTCTACCTCTTCGGCGCCTTTGGTGTCAGCGACCAGTCGGCCGTGGAAGAACAGATCGCCAATCTGCAGGGCCTGGAAAAGGACATGGTCAAATACGCCATGATCCTTCCCTCCGCCGCAGACGCGATCAACGCCATCCCTGAATCCGTTGCAACGCTCGACAAGTCTTTCCGCGAGATGCTTGTCACCAAGGCTGATCTGGCCGCCAAACGAGTGGAACTTGACGATCTGACCCGCAAGGTCAGCGCCGACATCACGTCCATCTCCGCTGCCCAGTCGCAGGCCGCCAATTCCGCCGCCACGGCTGCAAAGGTCCAGATTGCCGTCACGATCCTGCTCGCCATCCTGGGCGGCATCGGTCTTGCCTTCATTCTCAACCTGGCCATCACGCGTCCGATCCGCACGATCACCGGCGTCATGGACCGCCTGGCAAACGGCAACAATGAAGTTGTGATCCCGGGTATCGATCGCGGCGACGAGATCGGCGACATGAGCCGCACGGTGCAGGTGTTCCGCGACAACGCTGTCGAACGCGCTCAGCTGCAGGGGCAGAATGCCCGCGAGGAAGCCTCCCGCCAGGAACGCCAGGCCCGTATCGACAGTCTGATCCATTCATTCCGCACCAAGGCGGAAGAAGCGCTCGGCTCCGTGGAAACCACCGCGGGCGGCCTCGACAACACCGCACAGGCCCTGACGGAAATCGCCCGGGACAGCGCCGGTTACGCCAGCGAAACCCAGGCATCGTCCAACGAGACCACCAACAACGTTCAGACCGTGGCAAGCGCCGCCGAAGAACTGGCGGCTTCGATCGGCGAGATCTCCCGCCAGGTTGCCCAGACGACAGAAATCGTCGACCGGGCCACCACCGGAACACGGATCACCAACCAGAAGGTCGAAGGGCTGGCAGAAGCCGCCACAAAGATCGGCGAAGTGGTGACCCTCATCCAGGCGATTGCCGAACAGACCAACCTTCTGGCCCTCAACGCCACCATCGAAGCGGCACGCGCCGGTGAAGCCGGAAGAGGTTTCGCGGTTGTTGCTGCCGAGGTGAAGGAACTGGCGACACAGACGTCCAAGGCAACGGAGGAGATCTCCAGCCAGATCACCGAGATCCAGAACGCGACCAAGGAATCCGTCGTTGCCATTGGCGAGATCGCGGAGACCATGACCGAGGTGAACACCTACACCACAGCCATCGCATCGGCTGTCGAACAGCAGGGTGCCGCCACCGCGGAGATTTCGCAGAACGTGCAGCGCGCGGCGGAAGGAACCGGTGCCGTGTCCTCTTCCATGTCGCAGCTTTCGCAGGCCGTTGACCAGACCTCCTCGTCTGCGGACATGGTGCTGTCGGCTTCCGGAGAACTGACCCAGAAGACCCACGAACTGAAGCGTGAAGTCGAGCAGTTCCTCTCCGAGGTTGCCGCGGCCTGA
- a CDS encoding class I SAM-dependent methyltransferase: MADQTSASTYAPSGEPAHQSWPVILETKGWKDYRLLDMGQGEKLERYGRFTIVRPEPQAMGARRQKESVWNRADAVFSGDTEEEGPGRWKFSGSVPETWPMSYGPVRYKGRFMSFRHVGVFPEQAAHWDWVNGKIRAERERAPEKPLKILNLFGYTGLASLLPATEGAQVTHVDASKKAIGYARENQEMSGLEDLPIRWICEDASKFVAREVRRGNTYDGIILDPPKYGRGPKGEVWDIYTSLPGMLADLKQLLDKDALFMILTAYAIRSSFVSIHELMAETLDTEGGLLESGELVIREEDGKRALSTSLFSRWSSR; the protein is encoded by the coding sequence GTGGCGGATCAGACCAGTGCCTCCACCTATGCCCCGTCCGGCGAGCCTGCACACCAGAGCTGGCCGGTGATCCTTGAAACCAAGGGCTGGAAGGACTATCGGCTGCTGGACATGGGCCAGGGCGAAAAGCTGGAGCGTTATGGCCGGTTCACCATCGTGCGTCCGGAACCGCAGGCCATGGGGGCTCGGCGGCAGAAGGAAAGTGTCTGGAACCGTGCCGATGCCGTCTTTTCCGGCGACACGGAAGAAGAAGGCCCGGGCCGCTGGAAGTTTTCCGGAAGCGTGCCGGAAACCTGGCCGATGTCATATGGCCCTGTTCGCTACAAAGGTCGCTTCATGTCGTTCCGCCACGTCGGCGTCTTCCCCGAGCAGGCCGCCCATTGGGACTGGGTCAACGGCAAGATCCGCGCTGAACGCGAGCGCGCACCGGAAAAGCCGCTGAAGATCCTGAACCTTTTCGGCTACACCGGCCTTGCCTCGTTGCTGCCGGCGACGGAAGGGGCGCAGGTGACCCATGTGGACGCCTCCAAGAAGGCGATTGGTTATGCCCGCGAGAACCAGGAAATGTCAGGTCTCGAAGACCTGCCGATCCGATGGATCTGCGAGGACGCCTCGAAATTTGTTGCCCGCGAAGTGCGGCGCGGCAACACCTATGACGGCATCATTCTCGACCCACCGAAATACGGCCGCGGCCCGAAGGGGGAAGTCTGGGACATCTACACCAGCCTGCCCGGCATGCTTGCGGACCTGAAGCAGCTTCTGGACAAGGACGCATTGTTCATGATCCTGACCGCCTATGCGATCCGCTCCAGTTTCGTGTCCATTCACGAACTCATGGCCGAAACCCTGGACACCGAAGGCGGCCTGCTGGAATCCGGCGAACTGGTCATCCGCGAGGAGGACGGCAAGCGCGCGCTGTCCACGTCGCTCTTTTCGCGCTGGAGCAGCAGATGA
- a CDS encoding TrmH family RNA methyltransferase yields MIEKRQGAVKQITSHSNPIVKEIKGLVAQRKHRSQSGLFVAEGLKLATDALEAGWGVRYLALGPEARDNPVAQKAAAAAKARGALILEASTAVMSAMTRKDNPQMVVGVYEQKLLGARDIDPAGTTLWVALDRVRDPGNLGTIIRTVDAVGGAGVMLVGDCTDPFAVEAVRATMGSLFHVPLAKLGKDEFKSLAEKWPGTVAATHLKGSVDYRTPDYAEPVLLVMGNEQKGLEDDMAAACRTLIRIPQVGQADSLNLAVATGVALYEIRRKHLEL; encoded by the coding sequence ATGATCGAAAAACGCCAGGGGGCGGTGAAACAGATCACCAGCCATTCCAACCCGATCGTCAAGGAGATCAAGGGGCTCGTCGCGCAGCGCAAGCACCGCAGCCAGTCGGGCCTGTTCGTGGCCGAAGGCCTGAAGCTGGCCACCGATGCCCTGGAAGCCGGCTGGGGCGTGCGTTATCTCGCGCTCGGCCCGGAAGCGCGGGACAATCCTGTCGCGCAGAAGGCTGCTGCTGCCGCGAAGGCGCGCGGCGCCCTGATCCTGGAAGCATCGACCGCCGTCATGTCCGCCATGACGCGCAAGGACAATCCGCAGATGGTTGTCGGTGTTTACGAGCAGAAGCTTCTGGGAGCCCGCGACATTGATCCCGCCGGTACCACGCTCTGGGTCGCTCTCGACCGGGTGCGCGATCCGGGCAACCTTGGCACGATCATCCGCACGGTCGATGCGGTCGGTGGCGCAGGTGTCATGCTGGTCGGCGATTGCACGGATCCCTTCGCGGTTGAAGCGGTGCGCGCCACCATGGGCTCGCTGTTTCATGTGCCGCTGGCCAAACTCGGCAAGGACGAATTCAAGTCACTGGCCGAAAAGTGGCCCGGCACCGTTGCGGCCACCCACCTGAAGGGATCGGTCGACTATCGCACGCCCGACTATGCCGAGCCGGTGCTGCTGGTCATGGGCAACGAGCAGAAGGGCCTGGAAGACGACATGGCAGCTGCCTGCCGTACCTTGATCCGTATTCCGCAGGTCGGACAGGCCGACAGCCTGAACCTGGCCGTTGCCACGGGCGTTGCGCTTTATGAAATCCGCCGCAAGCATCTGGAGCTTTAG
- a CDS encoding SDR family oxidoreductase, with amino-acid sequence MRLFIFGTGFSSKAFVEEVRDQFDWIGGTTRSSDKMEALRTLGVEPFLFDGNSQGDGVAEALKQATHILVSIAPNEAGDPVLNQYANEIVGAKPRWIGYLSTVGVYGNHDGAWVDEETPLNPVSKRSVQRVAAEEAWLAFAEQNDLPVQIFRLSGIYGPGRNAFENFRKGTARRLVKPGQVFNRIHVADIAGALKAAMAKPSTRVFNVTDDEPAPPQDVVAFAAELLGVEAPPEIPFETADLTPMARSFYGENKRVSNQRVKDELGFTFRYPDYRVALKALLETV; translated from the coding sequence ATGCGTCTGTTTATCTTTGGCACCGGGTTTTCCTCCAAGGCGTTCGTGGAAGAAGTGCGTGACCAGTTCGACTGGATCGGCGGCACAACGCGTTCTTCGGACAAAATGGAGGCGCTCCGGACACTGGGTGTCGAACCGTTTCTCTTCGACGGCAATTCTCAAGGCGACGGCGTTGCCGAAGCACTGAAGCAAGCGACGCATATACTGGTCTCGATTGCTCCGAATGAGGCCGGCGACCCGGTGCTGAACCAGTACGCCAATGAGATTGTCGGTGCGAAACCGCGCTGGATAGGATACCTCTCCACAGTCGGTGTCTACGGCAATCACGACGGTGCCTGGGTCGATGAGGAAACTCCGCTCAACCCCGTTTCCAAACGCTCCGTCCAGCGTGTCGCGGCAGAAGAGGCCTGGTTGGCATTTGCCGAACAGAATGACCTGCCGGTGCAGATTTTCCGCCTTTCGGGCATTTATGGCCCGGGCCGGAATGCATTCGAGAATTTCAGGAAGGGCACGGCGCGGCGGCTGGTGAAGCCGGGTCAGGTCTTCAACCGCATTCACGTTGCCGATATTGCGGGCGCATTGAAGGCTGCCATGGCAAAGCCGTCGACGCGGGTTTTCAACGTCACGGACGATGAACCGGCCCCGCCGCAGGATGTGGTGGCCTTTGCCGCGGAGCTGCTCGGCGTCGAAGCCCCGCCCGAGATCCCGTTCGAAACCGCGGATCTCACACCGATGGCCAGGTCCTTCTACGGCGAAAACAAGCGGGTTTCCAACCAGCGCGTCAAGGACGAGCTTGGGTTTACATTCCGCTATCCGGACTACCGTGTTGCCCTGAAGGCCTTGTTGGAGACGGTGTGA
- a CDS encoding peroxiredoxin: MSALLLGDEAPDFEADSTDGPIRFHEAIEGSWAVLFSHPKDFTPVCTTELGMTAKLKDKFAARGVKVFGVSVDPIEDHHAWVGDIADTQGVALNFPLIADPDRKVATAYGMIHPNANDTLTVRSLFVIGPDKKIKLKIEYPASTGRNFDEVIRVIDSLQLTSAHKVATPANWVSGEDVIIVPAVSDEEAKEKFPEGWKTLKPYLRVVPQPK; the protein is encoded by the coding sequence ATGTCTGCACTTTTGCTCGGAGACGAGGCACCGGATTTCGAAGCCGACAGCACGGATGGTCCGATCCGTTTTCATGAGGCGATCGAAGGGTCCTGGGCGGTTCTGTTTTCCCACCCCAAGGATTTCACGCCGGTCTGCACCACCGAACTGGGAATGACCGCCAAGCTCAAGGACAAGTTCGCAGCCCGTGGCGTCAAGGTTTTCGGCGTTTCGGTCGATCCCATCGAGGATCACCACGCCTGGGTTGGTGACATCGCGGATACGCAAGGCGTTGCCCTGAACTTCCCGCTGATTGCCGATCCGGATCGTAAGGTGGCCACCGCATACGGCATGATCCATCCCAATGCCAATGACACGCTGACCGTGCGGTCGCTGTTCGTTATCGGCCCGGACAAGAAGATCAAGCTCAAGATCGAATACCCGGCCTCCACGGGCAGAAACTTCGATGAAGTCATCCGCGTGATCGACAGTCTGCAGCTCACCTCCGCCCACAAGGTCGCCACCCCGGCCAACTGGGTGTCCGGTGAGGATGTCATCATCGTCCCGGCGGTGAGCGATGAAGAGGCGAAGGAGAAATTCCCTGAAGGCTGGAAGACTCTGAAGCCTTATCTGCGCGTCGTGCCGCAGCCCAAATAA
- a CDS encoding YtoQ family protein codes for MTTWRVYLSGEIHTDWRDRIMEGTSALKLPVEFSSPVTDHDASDDCGATILGGEDNKFWYDHKGAKVNAIRTRTLLEKADIVVVRFGDKYKQWNAAFDAGYAAALGKSLIVVHDPSLTHPLKEVDAAALAVAETSEQVVDILKYVILGKLDR; via the coding sequence ATGACCACCTGGCGCGTCTACTTATCCGGCGAAATCCATACCGACTGGCGTGACAGGATCATGGAAGGCACATCCGCACTCAAGTTGCCGGTGGAATTTTCCTCTCCCGTAACGGATCACGATGCCAGCGACGATTGCGGCGCGACCATCCTGGGTGGTGAGGACAACAAGTTCTGGTACGACCACAAGGGCGCAAAGGTGAACGCGATCCGCACACGGACGCTGCTGGAAAAAGCCGACATCGTCGTGGTCCGCTTCGGCGATAAATACAAGCAATGGAACGCAGCCTTCGATGCCGGCTATGCTGCCGCGCTCGGCAAGTCTCTGATTGTCGTTCATGACCCGTCGCTGACCCACCCGCTCAAGGAAGTTGACGCAGCTGCTCTTGCGGTCGCCGAGACCTCCGAACAAGTCGTCGATATCCTCAAATATGTTATACTTGGGAAGCTCGATCGGTGA
- a CDS encoding cold-shock protein, whose amino-acid sequence MLHGNVKWFDQRRGIGTIEPQDGEDILVDISALRRSGIDTLKEGQLVAFDLEWRRGQMVAEDLKVL is encoded by the coding sequence ATGCTACATGGAAACGTGAAATGGTTTGATCAGCGCCGAGGTATCGGCACGATCGAACCGCAGGACGGCGAGGACATCCTTGTCGACATCTCGGCCCTGCGCCGGTCCGGTATTGACACTCTGAAGGAAGGCCAGCTTGTGGCATTCGACCTGGAGTGGCGCCGCGGTCAAATGGTGGCTGAAGACCTGAAAGTCCTGTAA
- a CDS encoding tetratricopeptide repeat protein, giving the protein MQIDERLQQGISAHRSGNLEAALSAYKDVLSEDPDHADGLHFLGLLHFDAGKADNAVALIHASLERNPRNFSAWNNLGNILKLSGDKDEALKAYLRAVEIEVRHEEAWKNISMMLQEASNNDELLPMLREVVRLDPNNHSGWHNFGISLMLAGKREEAADAFERCLQFPPDVWSDKGWHPRVLCALGRAEVATRHMEMLVATYPDDPVIRYQFAAIRGEDLSLAPADYVRDHFDSFSESFDDVLNGLGYQAPKLVAEEVAELARERDLPFAHVVDLGCGTGLCGPLIRDHCARLTGIDLSPGMLRKAAALKVYDFLVEGELVGFLSSDLPAQFDLAVCVDTLCYLGELEPFMRALAGALAPGGMLVASVEHLDTSDGPDYRVDATGRYAHRPEYLKRCAEAAGLLYALEKRDILRKELGKDVQGLVFHIRKPGASQT; this is encoded by the coding sequence ATGCAAATTGACGAGAGATTACAACAGGGCATCTCCGCCCACCGCAGCGGCAATCTGGAAGCCGCCCTCAGCGCCTACAAGGATGTGCTATCGGAAGATCCCGACCATGCGGACGGCCTGCATTTCCTGGGGCTGCTCCATTTCGATGCCGGCAAGGCGGACAATGCGGTTGCGCTTATCCATGCTTCCCTGGAAAGGAACCCGCGCAATTTCTCCGCCTGGAACAACCTCGGCAACATCCTGAAGCTTTCAGGCGACAAGGACGAAGCCTTGAAGGCCTATTTGCGCGCAGTTGAAATTGAAGTCCGCCACGAGGAAGCCTGGAAGAACATCTCGATGATGCTGCAGGAAGCCAGCAACAACGACGAGCTTCTGCCCATGCTGCGAGAAGTCGTGCGCCTCGACCCGAACAATCACAGCGGCTGGCACAACTTCGGCATATCGCTGATGCTTGCCGGCAAAAGAGAGGAAGCGGCAGACGCTTTCGAACGGTGTCTGCAGTTCCCGCCAGACGTCTGGAGCGACAAGGGCTGGCATCCGCGCGTACTGTGCGCGCTTGGACGGGCCGAAGTCGCCACACGGCATATGGAGATGCTTGTCGCAACCTACCCCGACGACCCGGTCATCCGCTATCAGTTTGCTGCGATCCGCGGAGAAGACCTGTCGCTTGCCCCCGCGGACTATGTCCGGGATCATTTCGACAGCTTTTCGGAAAGCTTTGACGACGTCCTGAACGGGCTCGGCTACCAGGCGCCGAAGCTTGTTGCCGAGGAAGTCGCGGAGCTGGCCAGGGAGCGCGACTTGCCGTTTGCCCATGTGGTCGACCTTGGCTGCGGGACCGGCCTTTGTGGACCACTGATCCGCGACCACTGTGCCCGGCTCACCGGCATCGACCTGTCACCGGGCATGCTGCGCAAGGCCGCGGCACTGAAGGTCTACGACTTCCTGGTCGAGGGGGAGCTCGTTGGATTTCTGTCCTCCGACCTGCCGGCCCAATTCGATCTGGCAGTCTGTGTCGACACGCTGTGTTATCTCGGCGAGCTGGAGCCTTTCATGCGGGCGCTTGCAGGAGCCCTTGCCCCGGGTGGCATGCTCGTCGCGAGCGTCGAGCATCTCGACACGTCAGACGGGCCGGACTACCGCGTGGATGCTACGGGGCGCTACGCCCACCGGCCCGAATATCTAAAGCGCTGCGCGGAGGCCGCGGGCCTTCTCTATGCGCTGGAGAAACGGGATATTCTGCGCAAAGAACTCGGCAAGGATGTGCAAGGGCTCGTTTTTCACATCCGCAAGCCAGGCGCCAGCCAAACGTGA
- a CDS encoding B12-binding domain-containing radical SAM protein — translation MSECNVLLVYPRFNAGSFWNYGATCEMVGAKYPAPPLGLITVAAMLPENWNVRLIDRNTGALTNDDLAWADMVMTGGMLPQQADCLAVIRRSQEKNVPVVVGGPDATSSPEVYEAADFLVLGEAEGILTTFVDAWKEGVRNGRFSAEKFKADVSSSPVPRFDLLRFDDYVQIGVQYSRGCPFTCEFCDIIELYGRVPRTKTNDQMLAELDRLYELGYRGHVDFVDDNLIGNKKAVKGFLPELAKWQKERSYPFEMSTEASLNLADDEALLKMMQQAGYFSVFIGIESPDPDVLVATRKKQNTRRDIAKSVHKIYDAGIFVLAGFIVGFDEESDKVADEISALIEEAAIPVAMTGLLYALPNTQLTRRLAKEGRLHADFATDDPDTEHGDQCTAGLNFTTVRPRAQILEDFKQVIDRVYGPEAYFGRVQKVASMLDMSGANGSIFGAGFFHDIKLFGRLILAMTFKETTYRGPFWKTLIKTAFTNFRAIKPVMMMLALYVHLGPFSRFVVAQIDKQIADIEKGNWEQPALVAAE, via the coding sequence ATGTCGGAATGCAATGTTCTGCTGGTGTATCCGCGCTTCAATGCCGGGTCATTCTGGAACTATGGTGCGACCTGCGAAATGGTCGGCGCCAAATATCCCGCTCCTCCTCTCGGCCTGATCACAGTTGCGGCAATGCTGCCGGAAAACTGGAATGTCCGGCTGATCGACCGCAACACCGGCGCCCTGACGAACGACGATCTCGCCTGGGCCGACATGGTGATGACCGGCGGCATGCTGCCCCAGCAGGCCGATTGCCTCGCCGTCATCCGCCGTTCGCAGGAAAAGAATGTTCCCGTCGTGGTCGGCGGTCCGGACGCAACCTCTTCTCCGGAAGTTTATGAAGCGGCCGACTTCCTGGTCCTTGGGGAAGCCGAAGGCATTCTCACCACCTTTGTCGACGCCTGGAAGGAAGGTGTCCGCAACGGCCGTTTCTCGGCCGAGAAATTCAAGGCAGACGTTTCCTCCAGCCCCGTACCGCGCTTTGACCTTCTGAGATTCGACGATTATGTCCAGATCGGCGTGCAATATTCGCGCGGCTGCCCGTTTACCTGCGAATTCTGCGACATCATCGAGCTGTATGGCCGGGTGCCGCGCACCAAGACCAACGACCAGATGCTGGCCGAACTCGACCGGCTGTACGAACTTGGCTACCGGGGTCACGTCGACTTCGTCGATGACAACCTCATCGGCAACAAGAAGGCCGTGAAGGGCTTCCTGCCCGAACTGGCGAAATGGCAGAAGGAACGCAGCTACCCGTTCGAAATGTCGACCGAGGCTTCCCTCAACCTGGCGGATGACGAAGCCTTGTTGAAGATGATGCAGCAGGCCGGATATTTCTCGGTCTTCATCGGCATCGAAAGCCCGGACCCGGACGTTCTGGTCGCGACACGCAAGAAACAGAACACACGCCGCGACATCGCCAAGAGCGTGCACAAGATTTACGATGCCGGCATCTTCGTGCTGGCCGGCTTCATTGTCGGCTTCGACGAGGAAAGCGACAAGGTGGCGGACGAGATCTCGGCACTGATCGAGGAGGCCGCAATCCCTGTCGCGATGACCGGTCTGCTCTATGCCCTGCCGAACACCCAGCTGACGCGCCGGCTCGCCAAGGAAGGCCGTCTGCATGCGGATTTCGCCACCGATGATCCGGATACGGAACATGGCGATCAGTGCACCGCCGGGCTCAACTTCACCACAGTGCGCCCGCGCGCGCAGATCCTGGAAGACTTCAAGCAGGTCATCGACCGGGTCTATGGTCCGGAAGCCTACTTCGGCCGCGTTCAGAAGGTGGCTTCCATGCTCGACATGAGCGGCGCTAACGGCTCGATCTTTGGCGCCGGGTTCTTCCACGATATCAAGCTGTTCGGCCGTCTTATCCTGGCAATGACCTTCAAGGAAACCACCTATCGCGGGCCCTTCTGGAAAACCCTGATCAAGACCGCCTTCACCAATTTCAGGGCGATCAAGCCGGTCATGATGATGCTTGCGCTCTATGTGCATCTGGGGCCGTTCTCCCGGTTCGTGGTTGCCCAGATCGACAAGCAGATTGCCGATATCGAAAAGGGCAACTGGGAACAGCCGGCGCTGGTGGCCGCCGAGTAA
- a CDS encoding TCR/Tet family MFS transporter: protein MRSGISKRSALGFILVTLVLNSMGIGLMMPVMPSLLTELTSLPVSEAARWGGALSVVYALMQFAFGPTLGNLSDRFGRRPVLLVSMFAMAVDYLIMAFSWHLAVLFIGRTLSGVAGATFSAASAFIADVSSKEDRAKNFGLVGAGFGVGFVLGPMIGGYLGEYGPRAPFYAAAGLSFVNFLFGYFMLPETLKDENRRDFDWKRANPFGAFKQIAAYPAVRTLLLAIFLFDIAHYVYPSVWSYYAEEVFAWSPGDIGLSLAAVGVGFAFVQGYLIRVLEPKLGPGRTLFIGLAANLVAFAGLAVADTGWMAYLLISFAALGAMATPAFTGLMSVRVPDNAQGELQGLIASAAGLSMVVSPLVMTQVFATFSGPDAAISFPGAPFALAGVLILAAMLIALPFMRLQERLPSPSEAADRKTPAE from the coding sequence TTGCGGTCCGGTATCTCCAAACGCAGCGCGCTGGGGTTCATCCTGGTCACGCTGGTTCTCAATTCCATGGGCATCGGCCTGATGATGCCGGTCATGCCCTCGCTCCTGACCGAACTCACCTCGCTGCCTGTGAGCGAAGCCGCCCGCTGGGGCGGTGCACTGAGCGTCGTCTACGCCTTGATGCAGTTCGCCTTCGGTCCGACGCTCGGCAATCTGTCCGACCGCTTTGGCCGCCGTCCGGTGCTGCTGGTGTCCATGTTCGCCATGGCTGTCGACTACCTGATCATGGCCTTCTCCTGGCATCTGGCCGTGCTGTTCATCGGCAGAACCCTGTCAGGTGTTGCCGGAGCAACCTTCTCGGCCGCATCAGCCTTCATTGCCGACGTGTCGTCCAAGGAAGATAGGGCCAAGAACTTCGGCCTTGTCGGGGCCGGATTTGGTGTCGGCTTCGTACTCGGGCCGATGATCGGCGGTTACCTCGGCGAATACGGACCGCGTGCGCCCTTTTATGCCGCCGCAGGCCTTTCCTTCGTCAATTTCCTCTTCGGCTATTTCATGCTGCCGGAAACGCTGAAGGACGAAAACAGAAGAGATTTTGACTGGAAACGGGCCAATCCATTCGGGGCCTTCAAGCAGATCGCCGCCTATCCGGCGGTGCGCACGCTGCTTCTGGCCATCTTCCTGTTCGACATCGCCCATTACGTCTACCCGTCCGTCTGGAGCTACTATGCGGAGGAGGTCTTCGCCTGGAGCCCCGGAGACATCGGTCTGTCACTTGCGGCCGTCGGTGTCGGGTTTGCCTTCGTTCAGGGATACCTGATCCGTGTCCTGGAACCAAAGCTCGGGCCCGGCCGGACACTCTTCATCGGGCTGGCCGCCAATCTCGTGGCCTTTGCCGGTCTCGCCGTCGCCGATACCGGCTGGATGGCCTATCTGCTGATCTCGTTCGCGGCGCTTGGTGCGATGGCAACGCCTGCCTTCACCGGTCTGATGTCGGTCCGTGTCCCGGACAATGCGCAAGGCGAATTGCAGGGCCTGATTGCCAGTGCCGCCGGCCTTTCCATGGTGGTGAGCCCGCTGGTGATGACCCAGGTCTTTGCCACGTTTTCAGGTCCTGATGCGGCGATTTCTTTTCCCGGCGCGCCGTTTGCCCTGGCAGGCGTGCTGATCCTCGCCGCCATGCTGATCGCCCTTCCCTTCATGCGTCTTCAGGAAAGACTGCCGTCACCTTCCGAGGCGGCAGACCGGAAGACACCAGCCGAATAA